In Phragmites australis chromosome 18, lpPhrAust1.1, whole genome shotgun sequence, the genomic window GCTGCTTGCACAAAATACGCTGATTACGTGTCAACTTGCTGTTGGCCAAAAAAACGAGTGcaatccaaaagaaaaaatagctgATTATATATCAACTAGATAGTAAAAAAAAGATTGATCGAAATACCAAAGAAATCCAATCtgtttttctttgttgttttggcaaaaaaaaaactaattgcAACACTTAATTAAAGCAGTTGATTTTACCGGTGCCCTCAAACTGATGTGTCAGTTATATATTGGTTCAAAATCTGACTGCAATTCAAAagataaatagataaatatcaGCTAGTCACTCCCAAAAAGAATAGAATGGTTTTACAAAACCGAATTCTGTGAATAGGCAAGAGGGCCCAATATGGCGCGCACGCGTATAAGTACAAAAAGTGTGCAGTGTAATAAGGTAGGTGCGGCCCATTAGCTattcatttttatttgtttgttctttccttctttttctaCTCCATTTAATACCTCCCCAGTAATtcagtttttatttttctcttttcacGTGGACTCAACAACTTGAAAAGACCTTCCAGGCTTtgccaactttttttttttccttttgcgaACGGCTTTGTCAACTTTTTTAGCCAATCCGACATGTTCGGAAAACATACGAAACATTTACTGGAACCTATATCCAACAATCTACAAAGAAATATTCAACTTCATGTGTGATATGTTCCGGCAGTACTTTCTATTTGTTCGGAATTTCAGGTAGTACATTTTGAATTGTCAAATTTCCTTGAAGAcataaaaagctaaaaaatatataatataaactTTTATTTTCAATGAATTTTGAACTCTTCATAAAACAAACAGTTTTCAAATTGAGCGCCGTTTTTAAAGGTATAAACAATTTTGattatcagaaaaaaaaaatccacgcGTACTCCGGACCCATCCGGCGCTTAATTCCGAACCGACCTTCGGTGTTCCGTACGCGGGAAAATGAAGACTGATTTGATTTCTGGGGATCCGGAGCCCCAGAAAAGCAGCCCACGCAGCCCACGACCGGCCCAATCTCATCACAGACGCATGGGACACGTCGCCGTCGACCCCCTGTAACCCTAGCGTAGCCCCCGACGCTTCCTTCCCCTTCGCCCGACGCTccctgcggcggcggccggcggcgcggcgagTCGGCGGCAACTCGGCCCCTCCGGACCCCCCCCCCACTATATATCCTCTCCGCCTCGGCGCTCAAGAGGACAAATCGAGCCTCCGCCCCTCTCGACCAGGCGGGATCGGATCGCAATCGGATCCCCACCCACAGCCCCTTttccccggccgccgccgccgcctcccgggGAGGGGTGGGCCCGTCGACGacggaggcgaggaggaggaggagggagagccCATGCCGGCCGCGGGGGCCCGCCGCTCCACTCGCGTCTTCATGCCCAAGGCGCCCAAGCCACCCGAGCCCCAGGCCGACCCCGCCACCAGGGTGCTCCGCTCCGGCAAGCGCCTCGCCGCCGACCGGATCCGCTGGGACGTCAAGGACGCCGCCGCTTTCCACGTCgtcgacgatgacgacgaccaCGACCAGGACCTGCAGCACGACAAGGATTCCCCCAAGCCGGAACTGCCGCCTCTGACGAAGTCCATCGGGATCGTGTACAGCCGGAAGCGCCGCCGGAGGCCCCCCACCGAGGTCCTCATCGAGGGGGAGGGCAGGAGGTTTGGGATAGTGTACACCAGGAGGAAGGGAAAGCGGTCGAAGGTCGCCCCTCTTCGGCGAGAGCCGGAGCCGGACGCCCCCAGCGACCTCGACGACGCGATTCCGTGCTCCTCCTGGGAGTTTGTGTCGAGAACTGGCTTCTTGGATGCCCATTTGTCGGCCCTAGTCGATGATGCTGCCACTCACGCTGGCCCTGTGACGCTCGTCGTCCTCGTTGATACATCTTGCTCTAGGAGCTCTCACCGGCTCCTGGGCCTTCTTCTACCCGTGCTGCGGTGGATGCGTTGCGGCCGTCAGCAGGGCAAGGTCCGGAACCTAGCCTCTTTTGTCTCGTCTACTGGCATTGCCGCTGCATTTGCGTCGCACGGGTTGCACTTTGTCAAGCTCCAGCGCCGGAGAGCCGTAAGCTTTTTACAGCCTTCATCTGccttctttttgtttcttgtaCAATTGATGTAACATTTGTGCTTCTTCATGTAGTCTGGGTTGTTACATAAGACTTTGGTGCATTGTGGGTGGTGTGTGCTTCATGGTGCCAAGAAATCTGGACCGCTGTTATCAGTTAATTTCTCGGTGCTTCCTTCATATTTCCAGAGCTTGCATACCTTGGTAGCTCTTAATTCCATGTACCTGCCAGCTGTGCTTCGGCAGAGCAGGCTGCTGATTGGGGTATCTGAAGTAATGTATTCTCACACTCCTTTGGATGTGGATTCTGGGTCTCAGAGCTCTGGGATTATTGAACCCACTGCCGACTTGGACAGCAATGGACCTCACAGAGTAGTTCAGGACTATGTGCCCCTTGAACTAGTTGCTGGAGTATTGGTGCATGGTCCAAGGCTAAAGAAGCATCAAAGGAAGAGGAGCTCGACGAGACATCCCAAAAATCAGCACCGCCTTACAGCAAGATTATTTGACAATGCAATTGGGATGAAGCATAGCCTGGCTGCCGCCCAAATAGAAGTGAAACTGCCATCAACTAAGCAAGAACCTCCTGTGGAAACTGTCCAACCCAGAGCACCATTAGAGATTTCTCTTGATTTGCTCGAAAACATGGATGAAAGTGATGTTTCGACTCCCATTGGATCAACTAGGAAAAAGAGATCTTCTTTGAAGAGTCCTATCGAGCGCCTGAATGAAAGGCTGGCCTTGGCTGAGGTTAGACAGAACATAGATTCCGTTCACTGCAAAGCAAACCTTTTAATTTTTCAAGCAGAAAGGTGCTGGAGGGAAGAAGGTGCTGAAGTTATGCTAGAACTATCAGATACCAATGAGTGGTGTATAGTTGTGAAGATACAAGATGTTACTAGATACTCTCTTAAACCTTCAGATCCGAGGTCGAATGGCATTAACCGTTATACTCATGCCTGCATGTGGGCAGTTGACGATGCTTGGAAGCTTGAGTTCACTGATAAGTGGGACTGGCTTTTATTCAAAGAGTTGCATGTTGTGGGTCGGGAACGCAATTCCCAGGGAAAGACAATTCCAATTCCTGGTGTAGTTGAGGTTTCTGATGATATTGAAGGGATCATAACACCTTTCTCACGCCCTGTGCCAGACTATATCAGTGTGGTGGATGATGAAGTTGGGCGAGCTCTCTCTAGGGATTCCATTTATGACATGGACTCGGAGGATGAACGCTGGCTCATTGAGTTCAGTTGTGCAGATTCTgatcaaaatagctctcaacggAAGCATATTTCTTATGAAGATTTTGAGAACATAATAACCACATTTGAAAAGGATGCATACAAAAATCCTGAAGGAGCACATGACATGGGTCAGCTTCTTTCAAGATATCCTGCTTTAGGAAAGGATGACAACGTGATTGCTGTGTATGAATACTGGACAAAAAA contains:
- the LOC133898493 gene encoding uncharacterized protein LOC133898493 — translated: MPAAGARRSTRVFMPKAPKPPEPQADPATRVLRSGKRLAADRIRWDVKDAAAFHVVDDDDDHDQDLQHDKDSPKPELPPLTKSIGIVYSRKRRRRPPTEVLIEGEGRRFGIVYTRRKGKRSKVAPLRREPEPDAPSDLDDAIPCSSWEFVSRTGFLDAHLSALVDDAATHAGPVTLVVLVDTSCSRSSHRLLGLLLPVLRWMRCGRQQGKVRNLASFVSSTGIAAAFASHGLHFVKLQRRRASGLLHKTLVHCGWCVLHGAKKSGPLLSVNFSVLPSYFQSLHTLVALNSMYLPAVLRQSRLLIGVSEVMYSHTPLDVDSGSQSSGIIEPTADLDSNGPHRVVQDYVPLELVAGVLVHGPRLKKHQRKRSSTRHPKNQHRLTARLFDNAIGMKHSLAAAQIEVKLPSTKQEPPVETVQPRAPLEISLDLLENMDESDVSTPIGSTRKKRSSLKSPIERLNERLALAEVRQNIDSVHCKANLLIFQAERCWREEGAEVMLELSDTNEWCIVVKIQDVTRYSLKPSDPRSNGINRYTHACMWAVDDAWKLEFTDKWDWLLFKELHVVGRERNSQGKTIPIPGVVEVSDDIEGIITPFSRPVPDYISVVDDEVGRALSRDSIYDMDSEDERWLIEFSCADSDQNSSQRKHISYEDFENIITTFEKDAYKNPEGAHDMGQLLSRYPALGKDDNVIAVYEYWTKKRSKRAAPLLRIFQGVPLRRGQLSQKSAMKRKRSFKRQRSQAGRGKPEAFLQDNAEEEAALQRVAQAKRAAKQAVETAVRLRSRAQSLMANADLATYKSIMALKIAEAARISDSSRDLVSTILD